From a single Bryobacter aggregatus MPL3 genomic region:
- the trbJ gene encoding P-type conjugative transfer protein TrbJ, whose translation MLTRRVVLVLGATLLHRAQAGVVGGLATEWTQIANNLQLISSYIRQGEELRQKILMVLDMAKNTAQLSTQVFGPIMAEISQLAGIVQSGRALAYSMANLDGEFRTRFRGWGYNSRAWFTDYRNWSQTSLDTTLGTLKAAGLQGQQMQSEEAVLQQLRGMANSSDGRMKAIQVANQIAEQQVQQLMKLRQLILADLQSKQAFQAAQIQREASSEAATERFFRFNRRLGDGRGFQASQ comes from the coding sequence ATGCTGACACGTCGAGTTGTTCTGGTATTGGGCGCGACTCTGCTTCATCGTGCGCAGGCCGGAGTTGTGGGGGGCTTGGCTACAGAGTGGACTCAGATTGCGAATAACCTTCAGCTGATCTCTTCATACATCCGGCAAGGGGAAGAGCTTCGTCAGAAAATCCTGATGGTGCTCGATATGGCGAAGAATACGGCACAGCTCTCGACTCAAGTCTTTGGTCCAATCATGGCGGAGATTAGTCAGTTGGCTGGCATTGTGCAGAGTGGTCGCGCTTTGGCCTATTCGATGGCGAACTTGGACGGGGAGTTTCGGACTCGATTTCGTGGGTGGGGTTACAACTCGAGAGCCTGGTTCACCGACTATCGAAACTGGTCGCAAACGAGCCTGGACACGACGCTTGGAACCTTGAAGGCGGCTGGTTTGCAAGGCCAGCAGATGCAGAGTGAAGAGGCAGTGTTGCAGCAGCTTCGCGGGATGGCGAACTCGTCAGACGGGCGAATGAAGGCGATCCAAGTTGCGAATCAAATCGCGGAGCAGCAGGTTCAGCAGTTGATGAAGCTGCGTCAGCTGATCCTGGCTGATCTGCAGAGTAAGCAAGCTTTTCAGGCGGCGCAGATTCAACGTGAGGCGTCGAGTGAAGCCGCGACCGAGCGCTTCTTCCGGTTCAATCGGAGGTTGGGTGATGGACGTGGGTTTCAAGCTAGCCAATGA